A genomic window from Salvelinus namaycush isolate Seneca chromosome 5, SaNama_1.0, whole genome shotgun sequence includes:
- the LOC120047778 gene encoding epithelial splicing regulatory protein 1-like produces MNYTAYYPSPPGSPNTIGYYPSPTPLPSPGGVVRMHGLAYKELLNTIQGYQSPMEALPVLSSMIGQSSSGDALMPFPPLLTKQGRHYLDLNML; encoded by the exons ATGAACTACACTGCATACTATCCCAG tccccCAGGTTCTCCCAACACTATAGGGTActacccctcccccacccccctgcCCTCCCCTGGGGGAGTGGTCCGTATGCATGGCCTCGCCTATAAAGAACTGCTCAACACCATTCAGGGATACCag aGTCCTATGGAGGCATTGCCTGTACTGAGCAGTATGATTGGTCAGTCCAGCAGCGGTGATGCTCTGATGCCCTTCCCCCCTCTCCTGACCAAGCAGGGACGGCACTACCTGGACCTAAACATGTTGTAG